Proteins from a genomic interval of Campylobacter concisus:
- the rfaQ gene encoding putative lipopolysaccharide heptosyltransferase III, with translation MKILVIKFRNIGDVLLTTPLIENLHHYYPDATIDFALNKGTEVMIEGNPYIKKIHIYDRQSANSGFFKKLITEIKFIKAIKKEKYDIAVQTTTGDRGIIISKYAKIKKIVGFLGKNQSINKLLNVKAKYYENFSHTIDHNLNALRALGFEPVSKKVSVFSDESVEHLNLPKRFVHMHLTSRWMFKCGNDESMAELIDYCENELGVKVVLTSDNKENELEKLASVLKICKSEPINLGGKLNLKQTIALSKHSSLFIGVDTAIMHIAAANDVPVIAFFGPSNAFEWGPWDNSLMENGYTAQNGIQSMGKHIVYQKDWDFVPCDKEGIAKHGIEKTLMDFSDEMPKIKAKIKEILG, from the coding sequence ATGAAAATACTTGTAATTAAATTTAGAAACATCGGCGACGTGCTTTTGACTACGCCGCTCATTGAAAATTTGCACCACTACTACCCAGATGCAACCATCGACTTTGCTCTAAACAAAGGTACAGAAGTAATGATCGAAGGAAATCCTTACATAAAAAAAATCCACATTTACGATAGACAAAGTGCAAATTCTGGCTTTTTTAAAAAACTAATTACCGAGATAAAATTTATAAAAGCCATTAAAAAAGAAAAATACGATATTGCCGTGCAAACAACCACGGGGGATCGCGGCATCATCATCTCAAAATATGCAAAGATCAAAAAAATAGTAGGCTTTCTTGGCAAAAATCAATCAATAAATAAACTTCTAAACGTCAAGGCTAAATACTACGAAAATTTTTCACATACTATCGATCATAATCTAAACGCTCTAAGGGCTTTGGGATTTGAACCAGTTAGCAAAAAGGTGAGCGTATTTTCAGACGAGAGTGTGGAGCATCTAAATTTACCAAAACGCTTTGTACATATGCATCTTACAAGCCGCTGGATGTTTAAATGCGGAAATGATGAGAGCATGGCAGAGCTCATCGACTACTGCGAAAATGAGCTTGGTGTAAAGGTCGTGCTAACAAGCGACAATAAAGAAAATGAGCTAGAAAAGCTAGCAAGCGTGCTAAAAATTTGCAAAAGTGAGCCTATAAATTTAGGCGGTAAGCTAAATTTGAAACAAACGATCGCCCTATCAAAGCATTCAAGCCTTTTTATCGGTGTTGATACCGCCATCATGCACATAGCCGCAGCAAACGACGTGCCTGTGATCGCTTTTTTTGGTCCAAGCAATGCTTTTGAGTGGGGGCCTTGGGATAACTCACTCATGGAAAATGGCTACACAGCGCAAAATGGCATCCAAAGTATGGGCAAACACATCGTCTATCAAAAAGACTGGGACTTTGTGCCTTGCGATAAAGAGGGCATAGCAAAGCATGGTATAGAAAAGACCTTGATGGATTTTAGCGACGAAATGCCAAAAATAAAAGCCAAAATAAAAGAAATTTTAGGATAG
- a CDS encoding 3'-5' exonuclease — MAKSYICVFDCETIPDANLIRKIYGIDGSNEDVSVQAMALQKEASGSEFLPVMFHRVVAISAVMADEYGKFLKVSTMDGKDEREIIAKFLKFINDYNPRLVSFNGRGFDLPMLMVRAMRYNLNAAAYYESENKELNKNKWENYRARYSPKFHLDLLDFISDFGSVRGLKLDTLCASLNLPGKYDVHGDQVLELYYAGELDKINEYCESDVLNTYWLFLKFELLQANILQDDYINHLNVMSEFLAKNCAHRGYTEVFCTAISDELARLNGKLDYEIKIQKEDDEEFDDFSDLDGTKDTPEQLNERLARQGLDGLLKKASEVASAAKKDKSFSEEKLPEINLEEE; from the coding sequence ATGGCGAAAAGTTACATCTGTGTCTTTGACTGCGAAACGATACCTGATGCAAATTTGATAAGAAAAATTTATGGCATTGACGGGAGCAATGAAGATGTGAGCGTGCAAGCGATGGCGCTGCAAAAAGAGGCCAGTGGGAGTGAGTTTTTGCCTGTGATGTTTCATAGAGTCGTGGCGATCTCTGCAGTAATGGCTGATGAGTACGGCAAATTTTTAAAAGTTAGCACGATGGATGGTAAGGATGAGCGCGAGATCATCGCTAAATTTTTAAAATTTATAAATGACTATAACCCAAGGCTTGTTAGCTTTAATGGCCGTGGTTTTGATCTACCTATGCTAATGGTGCGTGCGATGCGCTACAACCTAAACGCGGCGGCGTATTACGAGAGCGAAAACAAAGAGCTAAACAAAAATAAATGGGAAAACTATAGAGCCAGATATTCGCCTAAATTTCATCTTGATTTGCTTGATTTTATAAGCGATTTTGGAAGCGTAAGAGGGCTAAAGCTTGATACGCTTTGTGCTAGCTTAAATTTACCTGGCAAGTACGACGTGCACGGCGATCAGGTGCTTGAGCTATACTATGCAGGAGAGCTTGATAAGATCAACGAATACTGCGAAAGCGACGTGCTTAATACCTACTGGCTCTTTTTAAAATTTGAACTTTTACAGGCAAATATCTTACAAGACGACTACATAAATCACCTAAACGTGATGAGTGAATTTCTAGCCAAAAACTGCGCTCACAGAGGATACACTGAGGTCTTTTGCACTGCGATAAGTGATGAGCTGGCTAGACTTAATGGCAAGCTTGATTATGAGATAAAGATCCAAAAAGAAGACGATGAAGAATTTGATGATTTTAGTGATCTTGACGGCACAAAAGATACGCCAGAGCAGCTAAATGAGCGTTTGGCAAGACAAGGGCTTGATGGGCTTTTAAAAAAAGCTAGTGAGGTTGCGTCAGCTGCCAAAAAAGACAAGAGTTTTTCTGAAGAGAAACTACCTGAAATAAATTTGGAGGAAGAATAG
- the waaC gene encoding lipopolysaccharide heptosyltransferase I — protein sequence MQNKNQLKIAIVKLSALGDIVHAAIVLQFIKKYHPNAHITWLVDARFASLLKDHPLIDELVVLPLKQSFKQSYKILKTLGKFDKVIDLQGLFKSAVVAKIIGKQTYGFSRESVKEKIAARLYKHKFKIDYNENIIVRNLSLVGYALNFSFEASEILEKAPCFEVSEIYKNESGKKRVLIAAFASEESKIYNKFKDVIRLLDGCEIYLCYGSESEKVRAEAIISGTSAKLLEKLSIKEMISFITSCDLIIGNDSGLTHLAWAMNRPSITLFGNRPSHRNAYITDKNLVIDMGKQIDARSIDKNDFCIREIFPETIANFAKRLLNG from the coding sequence ATGCAAAACAAAAATCAACTAAAAATAGCCATCGTCAAACTCTCCGCTCTTGGGGATATCGTGCACGCAGCTATTGTGCTTCAGTTTATCAAAAAGTACCATCCAAATGCCCATATCACATGGCTAGTTGATGCTCGTTTTGCAAGCCTTTTAAAAGATCATCCGCTTATCGACGAGCTAGTCGTTTTACCACTTAAACAAAGCTTTAAACAAAGCTACAAGATACTAAAAACGCTTGGTAAATTTGACAAAGTGATCGATCTACAAGGACTTTTTAAATCAGCTGTCGTCGCAAAAATAATAGGCAAGCAAACTTATGGCTTTAGCAGAGAAAGCGTCAAAGAAAAGATCGCAGCTAGGCTTTACAAGCATAAATTTAAGATCGACTACAATGAAAATATCATAGTTAGAAATTTAAGCCTTGTTGGATACGCTCTAAATTTTAGCTTTGAAGCAAGTGAAATTTTAGAAAAAGCACCTTGCTTTGAAGTAAGTGAAATTTATAAAAATGAAAGTGGTAAAAAACGCGTTTTGATTGCTGCCTTTGCAAGCGAAGAGAGCAAAATTTATAACAAATTTAAAGATGTGATCAGGCTACTTGATGGATGCGAAATTTATCTTTGCTACGGAAGTGAGAGCGAGAAAGTAAGGGCTGAGGCGATCATCTCAGGCACCTCAGCAAAGCTACTTGAAAAACTTAGCATAAAAGAAATGATAAGCTTCATTACAAGCTGCGATCTGATAATCGGCAACGATAGTGGTCTAACGCACCTTGCTTGGGCGATGAATAGGCCTTCTATCACTCTTTTTGGCAACCGTCCAAGCCACAGAAATGCTTACATCACGGATAAAAATTTAGTTATAGATATGGGCAAGCAAATAGACGCCAGAAGTATCGATAAAAACGACTTTTGCATAAGAGAGATTTTCCCAGAAACGATTGCAAATTTTGCAAAAAGGCTGCTAAATGGATAG
- a CDS encoding glycosyltransferase family 2 protein — protein sequence MLSVVILTFNSEKYLKEVLDSAKFADEVIVVDSGSKDSTRQICDGFSNVEFHEQAWLGFGAQKQKGVDLAKNEWIFVLDSDEVITDELKNEIIDTLKEPKFMAYNVARLNFFFGKAIKNMGLYPDYTVRLFNKNFAKFDGRAVHEKVVLNDGSQRLGALKNHFLHYAYESIEQFIAKQNRYSSMGAKRNLLKALTSPAWTFFKLYVLKGGFKEGFTGYVIARLYAQYTFWKYIK from the coding sequence ATGCTAAGCGTTGTCATCTTAACTTTTAACAGCGAAAAATACCTAAAAGAGGTGTTAGATAGCGCTAAATTTGCTGATGAGGTCATCGTGGTTGATAGCGGCTCAAAAGATAGCACAAGGCAAATTTGTGATGGCTTTAGCAACGTGGAATTTCACGAGCAAGCTTGGCTTGGATTTGGCGCACAAAAGCAAAAGGGTGTGGATCTAGCCAAAAACGAGTGGATCTTTGTGCTTGATAGTGATGAGGTGATCACGGATGAACTTAAAAACGAGATCATAGATACGCTAAAAGAGCCAAAATTTATGGCCTACAACGTAGCTAGGCTAAATTTTTTCTTTGGCAAAGCGATCAAAAATATGGGGCTCTATCCAGACTACACAGTGAGGCTTTTTAACAAAAATTTTGCCAAATTTGATGGCAGAGCTGTGCATGAAAAGGTCGTTTTAAATGACGGCTCACAAAGGCTTGGCGCGCTTAAAAATCACTTCTTACACTATGCATATGAGAGCATCGAGCAGTTTATAGCTAAGCAAAATCGCTACTCAAGCATGGGCGCAAAAAGAAATTTACTAAAGGCGCTTACAAGCCCAGCGTGGACATTTTTTAAGCTTTACGTGCTAAAAGGTGGCTTTAAAGAGGGCTTTACTGGCTACGTCATAGCCAGACTTTACGCCCAGTACACATTTTGGAAATATATAAAATGA
- a CDS encoding glycosyltransferase family 4 protein → MNILHTQTLFNWGGEQNKTLNEMRFMREMGHNVILFCNPNSQIESIAKEEGFSVIAQEMNKKNFHKSVPAFCEAISSNKIDVVITHGSTDSWVGAIAGLKYRKKGIKFYKERHNLFPIKGLVSKFMHKKLFDKILYISTSVKEYLLSIGVSEDRLFFMPSTVDVEKINSTKSTFRDEFNISQDELVIGTFTSLYRKKGVYDFAIAAKEILKEKDATIVFAGNISESTKNEIASIFSKKDKIIFTGFRNDAANVIKSFDIYVFASHSEGLGTVLLEAMSSKVPVVVYDNAPMNVLVKDKERGLCAKNLDEVSLKECILELIDEPEKAKIYSQNAFKFVDENFSHKALKEAIKNLLEQK, encoded by the coding sequence ATGAATATTCTTCACACGCAGACACTTTTTAATTGGGGTGGCGAGCAAAACAAGACACTAAATGAGATGCGTTTTATGCGTGAGATGGGTCACAATGTCATACTTTTTTGCAACCCAAATTCTCAGATAGAAAGTATTGCAAAAGAAGAAGGCTTTAGCGTTATAGCACAAGAGATGAATAAGAAAAATTTTCATAAAAGCGTGCCAGCGTTTTGTGAAGCGATAAGCTCAAACAAGATAGATGTTGTGATTACGCATGGCTCTACTGATAGCTGGGTCGGCGCCATAGCTGGGCTGAAATATCGCAAAAAAGGCATTAAATTTTATAAAGAAAGACATAATCTCTTTCCGATAAAAGGGCTTGTTTCTAAATTTATGCACAAAAAGCTTTTTGATAAAATTTTGTACATCTCAACTAGCGTTAAGGAGTATCTGCTAAGCATCGGTGTTAGCGAAGATAGGCTCTTTTTTATGCCAAGCACGGTTGATGTTGAAAAGATTAATAGCACAAAAAGCACTTTTAGAGATGAGTTTAATATCTCTCAAGATGAGCTAGTCATCGGTACTTTTACCTCTCTTTACCGCAAGAAAGGTGTCTATGACTTTGCAATTGCTGCAAAAGAAATTTTAAAAGAGAAGGACGCCACAATAGTTTTTGCAGGAAATATCAGCGAAAGCACAAAAAACGAGATTGCCTCTATTTTTAGCAAAAAAGATAAGATCATATTTACTGGATTTAGAAATGACGCGGCAAATGTTATAAAAAGTTTTGACATCTACGTATTTGCTTCGCACTCTGAGGGGCTTGGTACTGTATTGCTTGAAGCAATGAGCTCAAAAGTGCCGGTCGTAGTCTATGATAACGCCCCAATGAACGTGCTAGTTAAAGACAAAGAGCGTGGGCTTTGTGCTAAAAATTTAGATGAGGTTTCTCTAAAAGAGTGTATTTTAGAGCTGATAGACGAGCCTGAAAAAGCCAAAATTTACTCACAAAATGCCTTTAAATTTGTAGATGAAAACTTTAGTCATAAGGCGCTAAAAGAGGCTATTAAAAATTTACTGGAGCAAAAATGA
- a CDS encoding lipid A biosynthesis lauroyl acyltransferase → MDRLYLASFYTLKFFIFLLPSSLRDLLAKFLAFAFMKLKKKRFHIVMTNLNLAFGESKTKEEKLEIAKKCYYNFAKYLGINFILNQNTTKQKVLEKVSFKNEHNLLEALKLDRPIIVATAHFGQWELFSLAMAARFGAVSVLGRKLDSGVMNEILKANRSQFDVELIDKDGGAKDILKALKARRIVGILVDQNTAPKDGIKVKFFDKDVLHTPAASVLAQKTNALIINAFIYQKDENISEICFSPAIDINKFDKEEAVQKVTQMQCSACEEVVRARPEEYFWFHQRFKRFYEKEYEC, encoded by the coding sequence ATGGATAGGCTCTATCTGGCTAGCTTTTATACTTTAAAATTTTTTATATTTTTACTGCCTAGCTCACTTAGAGATTTACTTGCTAAATTTTTAGCATTTGCGTTTATGAAACTTAAAAAAAAGAGATTTCATATCGTTATGACAAATTTAAATCTTGCATTTGGTGAGTCAAAAACCAAGGAAGAGAAGCTAGAGATCGCTAAAAAATGCTACTACAACTTTGCAAAATATCTTGGTATAAATTTTATCCTCAATCAAAACACGACAAAGCAAAAAGTGCTTGAAAAAGTTAGTTTTAAAAATGAGCATAATCTGCTTGAAGCGCTTAAGCTTGATCGTCCTATTATCGTTGCAACTGCGCATTTTGGGCAGTGGGAGCTTTTTAGTCTAGCAATGGCCGCTCGTTTTGGTGCAGTCTCAGTACTTGGTAGAAAGCTTGATAGTGGCGTCATGAATGAAATTTTAAAGGCGAACAGATCGCAGTTTGACGTGGAGCTCATTGACAAAGATGGCGGTGCAAAAGATATTTTAAAAGCGCTAAAAGCTAGGCGAATAGTGGGAATTTTAGTCGATCAAAATACCGCTCCAAAAGATGGCATAAAGGTGAAATTTTTTGACAAGGATGTGCTTCACACACCAGCTGCAAGCGTGTTAGCTCAAAAAACAAACGCACTAATAATTAATGCATTTATCTATCAAAAAGATGAAAATATAAGTGAAATTTGCTTTTCGCCAGCCATTGATATAAATAAATTTGACAAAGAAGAGGCGGTGCAAAAAGTAACGCAAATGCAGTGCAGCGCGTGCGAAGAGGTGGTTAGAGCAAGGCCTGAGGAGTACTTTTGGTTTCACCAAAGATTTAAGAGATTTTACGAAAAAGAGTATGAATGCTAA